A genomic window from Oncorhynchus nerka isolate Pitt River unplaced genomic scaffold, Oner_Uvic_2.0 unplaced_scaffold_1639, whole genome shotgun sequence includes:
- the LOC115125581 gene encoding uncharacterized protein LOC115125581 produces the protein MCWSLTYTHQSICALKGSTVDISCSYTYPSYHEIKHSFWFTKWSDMDAEDLSSVPGYEFHIEYLGDKKSDCTLRITDLRLSDSSGYRFRLITSGDKFSGSPVSLTVTDVVLEMDPTSVSEGENVTLRCRTKCTLNPITAYSWRYTGGSDATTDTQSVHHDPNSDTYTGLNMRTMSPDYDTLASVHPDPNSDMCTAMKKKTRSPE, from the exons ATGTGTTGGAGTTTGACTTACACCCATCAGAGTATCTGTGCCTTGAAGGGGTCAACAGTGGACATATCCTGCTCTTACACATATCCCAGTTATCATGAGATCAAACATTCTTTCTGGTTTACTAAATGGTCTGATATGGATGCTGAAGATCTGAGCTCAGTGCCAGGGTATGAGTTTCATATAGAGTACCTTGGGGATAAGAAGAGTGACTGTACCCTGAGAATCACAGATCTGAGATTGAGTGACTCTTCTGGGTACAGATTCAGATTGATAACATCAGGAGATAAGTTTTCTGGCTCACCTGTCTCCCTGACTGTCACAG ATGTTGTGTTGGAGATGGATCCTACATCTGTGTCAGAGGGGGAGAATGTCACACTGAGATGCAGAACCAAATGTACACTGAACCCCATCACAGCCTACAGTTG GAGATACACAGGAGGAAGTGATGCCACAACAGACACACAG AGTGTCCATCATGATCCTAACAGTGACACGTACACAGGTCTGAACATGAGGACCATGTCACCTGACTACGACACTCTGGCA AGTGTCCATCCTGACCCTAACAGTGACATGTGCACAGCTATGAAGAAGAAGACCAGATCACCAGAGTGA